TGATTATAGGTCGTAAacaatacatgaaaaaaaaagaggataaAAACCTAGAAATGATAAAGTGAGTTATAACTGATCAAGTCACTCAAATTAATTAACTCATtatgtttcaaaaaaattaagtttagtCAAGTTAATTAGCTCACTTTttgataagtaaaaataatatattcatgTTTGATTTACTAAAAATGGTGATTGTAACTAAGAAGTGTAAAATTAGctcaataattcaaattaaatgacatatatttattcaattttgttAGGGCATTATTCAATTGCTATtctatttctataaataaatatcttatcATAAATACTCCACGGATATTACCTCTAATAGTATTATTATTTccattttaaaagatataaactaaattactattattattaattcagTGTAACTAATAATTAGTtattaggggtgggaataggtcagGTCGGCCTACAGGAGCCTATGACCTGGCCTACATAAAGTCTGGTCTGAACTggcttatttaattaaaaggttaggctcagacttttttaaaagcctattaaatagACCAGACTTAGACTTGTTAAAAAACCTTATAAGCCTgtcggcctatatatatatttatatattattttttgggtacaattaattttttttgaaaccaATAGACTTTGATTACATTACTATTCCATAACTTTCATTCCTATAATCAACTaatcaaataaaactttaacTATAAGTTAGGTATGAGTCATATACCCGTTTATattactcattatttttattgatttattaacgTTTCCTTTTCCattaactttcctattacgtttttttactcaaagcaaacaaatataaaaaggctTTTAAAGAGGCTATCAGGacagacttttaaaaaggtcaggccgagctaaaataaaagtttttgataGGTTATAGGTCAGACTCAAGCCTCAAAAATTCATCGTAAACTAGACTCAGGCCTTTTAAAGCCTGGCTTGGCctgacctattcccacccctattagttattaacaaataaattatgttgCCTTACCTAttataattcattttcattaataaataaaaatattttttatactaccCTACGCACCTAAAATCTTACATAATTGATTGTCagaaatttataattgtttgaatctaattgttatataatattataatttacttttattaataaataaaatcttatataattgattagtaaaaaaatatgatttattgatTAATTCAACTATTAACAAATTTACCTTTACCTAAAATAGTATacaatatatttctctaatattattattatttccatttttaaagatataaactaaattattattattaattcagTGTAactaaattattaacaaataaattacctaaaatcttatataattgatttctcaaaaatatataattgagagattaattcaattattaaaaactttatgttttcctaaaatattatacaattgattgattataataaatattaataataattataatatctgTTTTTAATTACGATAATAGTTAACAAATcaattcattaaatttaaaaaatgatttttctatcataattacatttaattatagtaattgcaattaattaagttaaatgtCATATGGTCAACCTCATCTATAAATACTACATGTGTATCTCTGTTATCTTTTATCGTTTGCGTTGTTTGTTTCTGGATATgctatcatttttattcttttttatttgatttttttttacatatttagtcTAATATTTTCCGTttctttaattctattttttattttgtttcatgttgttTAAATATTTCTCTTCTTGCATCAGAAAAAGAATAACTCCcccattgattaattttttaaaggaaactattttttaaaattagttatggtAGATTTTAGTTTATGGGGGGATATAATTCCCTGCTTTGTATTACCTTTCCTTTTCAGGCATAAAactatgatattttaaatatttgttttgctttatgatgctttttaaataattttttaaatgatttttttttaatatgtaatcACGTTAGAAGGGAATAACTTTGCTTATATAGCATAATAGTTTATACAATCAGAAAACATTTTNNNNNNNNNNNNNNNNNNNNNNNNNNNNNNNNNNNNNNNNNNNNNNNNNNNNNNNNNNNNNNNNNNNNNNNNNNNNNNNNNNNNNNNNNNNNNNNNNNNNNNNNNNNNNNNNNNNNNNNNNNNNNNNNNNNNNNNNNNNNNNNNNNNNNNNNNNNNNNNNNNNNNNNNNNNNNNNNNNNNNNNNNNNNNNNNNNNNNNNNNNNNNNNNNNNNNNNNNNNNNNNNNNNNNNNNNNNNNNNNNNNNNNNNNNNNNNNNNNNNNNNNNNNNNNNNNNNNNNNNNNNNNNNNNNNNNNNNNNNNNNNNNNNNNNNNNNNNNNNNNNNNNNNNNNNNNNNNNNNNNNNNNNNNNNNNNNNNNNNNNNNNNNNNNNNNNNNNNNNNNNNNNNNNNNNNNNNNNNNNNNNNNNNNNNNNNNNNNNNNNNNNNNNNNNNNNNNNNNNNNNNNNNNNNNNNNNNNNNNNNNNNNNNNNNNNNNNNNNNNNNNNNNNNNNNNNNNNNNNNNNNNNNNNNNNNNNNNNNNNNNNNNNNNNNNNNNNNNNNNNNNNNNNNNNNNNNNNNNNNNNNNNNNNNNNNNNNNNNNNNNNNNNNNNNNNNNNNNNNNNNNNNNNNNNNNNNNNNNNNNNNNNNNNNNNNNNNNNNNNNNNNNNNNNNNNNNNNNNNNNNNNNNNNNNNNNNNNNNNNNNNNNNNNNNNNNNNNNNNNNNNNNNNNNNNNNNNNNNNNNNNNNNNNNNNNNNNNNNNNNNNNNNNNNNNNNNNNNNNNNNNNNNNNNNNNNNNNNNNNNNNNNNNNNNNNNNNNNNNNNNNNNNNNNNNNNNNNNNNNNNNNNNNNNNNNNNNNNNNNNNNNNNNNNNNNNNNNNNNNNNNNNNNNNNNNNNNNNNNNNNNNNNNNNNNNNNNNNNNNNNNNNNNNNNNNNNNNNNNNNNNNNNNNNNNNNNNNNNNNNNNNNNNNNNNNNNNNNNNNNNNNNNNNNNNNNNNNNNNNNNNNNNNNNNNNNNNNNNNNNNNNNNNNNNNNNNNNNNNNNNNNNNNNNNNNNNNNNNNNNNNNNNNNNNNNNNNNNNNNNNNNNNNNNNNNNNNNNNNNNNNNNNNNNNNNNNNNNNNNNNNNNNNNNNNNNNNNNNNNNNNNNNNNNNNNNNNNNNNNNNNNNNNNNNNNNNNNNNNNNNNNNNNNNNNNNNNNNNNNNNNNNNNNNNNNNNNNNNNNNNNNNNNNNNNNNNNNNNNNNNNNNNNNNNNNNNNNNNNNNNNNNNNNNNNNNNNNNNNNNNNNNNNNNNNNNNNNNNNNNNNNNNNNNNNNNNNNNNNNNNNNNNNNNNNNNNNNNNNNNNNNNNNNNNNNNNNNNNNNNNNNNNNNNNNNNNNNNNNNNNNNNNNNNNNNNNNNNNNNNNNNNNNNNNNNNNNNNNNNNNNNNNNNNNNNNNNNNNNNNNNNNNNNNNNNNNNNNNNNNNNNNNNNNNNNNNNNNNNNNNNNNNNNNNNNNNNNNNNNNNNNNNNNNNNNNNNNNNNNNNNNNNNNNNNNNNNNNNNNNNNNNNNNNNNNNNNNNNNNNNNNNNNNNNNNNNNNNNNNNNNNNNNNNNNNNNNNNNNNNNNNNNNNNNNNNNNNNNNNNNNNNNNNNNNNNNNNNNNNNNNNNNNNNNNNNNNNNNNNNNNNNNNNNNNNNNNNNNNNNNNNNNNNNNNNNNNNNNNNNNNNNNNNNNNNNNNNNNNNNNNNNNNNNNNNNNNNNNNNNNNNNNNNNNNNNNNNNNNNNNNNNNNNNNNNNNNNNNNNNNNNNNNNNNNNNNNNNNNNNNNNNNNNNNNNNNNNNNNNNNNNNNNNNNNNNNNNNNNNNNNNNNNNNNNNNNNNNNNNNNNNNNNNNNNNNNNNNNNNNNNNNNNNNNNNNNNNNNNNNNNNNNNNNNNNNNNNNNNNNNNNNNNNNNNNNNNNNNNNNNNNNNNNNNNNNNNNNNNNNNNNNNNNNNNNNNNNNNNNNNNNNNNNNNNNNNNNNNNNNNNNNNNNNNNNNNNNNNNNNNNNNNNNNNNNNNNNNNNNNNNNNNNNNNNNNNNNNNNNNNNNNNNNNNNNNNNNNNNNNNNNNNTCAGGTGTGTactgaaccgatgtagaatggtcATCATGATGACACATTCAACATCAGTCAttctaataaccgatgtagaatgctagACATTCTACATCTGATGTGGTCTGAACCGATGtagagttattaattatttttaattttttgctttttggataagtaaaaaaaaaacagttgtcTCCAATTAGTAAAGACTAACCTCCTGCGCTCTCCAACCACCCCTTAGCACACCTTATAGAGCCAGTGGTCCTCCTGCACCAAAcatattcatataaaaaaaaattcaatgcatATAGATCACAACAAAGCTTCAAAATAGAGAAGTAAAAGTTCCACAATATGAAGGGAATCAGCTGCTTAATGCAGAATCTAAAATTAAGCCAATACCACAAATgtataaaatatgcaaaaaaaacaCTGTCATCAAGATACAACTTGATGATCACAATTCATGACTGATACTGCAATGACAAAGTAAAGAACTTAACGGTTGTACCTATGCTTGCAGAGAAGTAGCGAAGTACCTGTTATTATAATCATTATTGAAATACATATGCAATTTTGGATTTGCACAAAACTCCTATATTTTTTATGCCTATACTGACTAGttctcttaattatttaaaaaatattatacgttGACATCTTTTTTAATTCCCTTTATTGTTTAAACAACTAGGTAGTGTCCGCCGATAAGGAAAGTGgttataaatgttaaaatacaacaaagaatatcaaataaaattattatgaaggAAAAAGTTctgcttttaaatatttaatataatattatatatatatatataatttaagttggaacaaaggaaattattatttacatttgtttttgtaaaattaaaaacaatagagaaacctattaaaaattataatatataatagattgtaaacttaatatttttatggcaTAGATTATTAAACTAGTTATAATGTTAAATGAAtatgaaaatcaagatatacaatatacaaaattaagaaatatatatgtatcaatatagatttcaaatatataaataaataatattaatgtaaatataagatatgaaatataataattaaatttataaattattattatcctcTATCCTatgtataaagattaaaataactaatttaaataaaaatactttgagAAACCATTCTTTAACAAAAGCGTTTTAAGGATTGTTTTATTCTCTCAACGagaccatttttttaaatttttcttagcCCCTTATTTCTTTcagtttataattttcaatttttcttcttaattttaaaattggattttagtatttttttaagaaattaacaatgattaaataaattttctatcataaatataaaatataatttttatgttaaaactattttattatgaattgtaattataatttatatttttaaaattattaattattgtataaaataaatatttatcatgtccaatgcataattttttttgtagataGTACAGTGCATAAACTAAAATActattaaaatatcaattttaaaatattatgagacatcaaattaaattgaaaggatataaaatactactataaaaggatataaaatattatgcgaTTTTATGTGTTTGACACAAGTTTGGTAGCACTCTCAATCAccattcttttataaatttaatattaaattaatttaactatttaattattatatataactattaataaataaatttaattatttgactaATTGATATAACTACTTAGAAAATGAatagtttattatttatgtaaCTAATTACATAACTCACACTCCTAACAAGTACGTAAatgttggtaattttttttaattacgtgAGATTCTATAaacatagtttattttataaaaacttaaaatataacttacacacacacactgtATAAATTAAAGCATGTTTCATGTGGCACGATCATGCCATGGGTTTACTTTACAGTCAAATTATAGAAGGATATTCTTTTATTATGTGCTTGATGTTTCCACTAGTGTGTATAACAATCACAGAAGTAAGATGCATAACATGAGGAGTATTAGTAAGAACATGAAAACTTCAATCCTGaccatataatattttatatatgcatGGTTAAGATTGCTTTTCTTAAATCAAATCTTGACCATCCAATACAGCGATATGATCAAATTATCTCCTCACACGACAATATAAGCCTCCTACATAATACAtcaatgtgtgtgtatatagagCATACCTTACTGCAGCACCGGTCCCATATGGAATGAAATAGTGTAAGTTGCAAATTTTAAGGCTGCTCAAAGAAAACACAAGTCAGATGAATCCCTGAGTTATCAGGTAatgaacttttaaatatttacataacAGGATCATGGAGAAACACACCAGATTGATAGAACTGAAGTTTCAAGTTTGGGATTTGGTAAAAGTCCAGCAAATATTACTAGTAGCTCTAATGACCGACCACCACTCAACTGAATGTATCCATTAAGATAGaaacatgttatttttaaaaaaaaagaagaagatagaaACATGTtacaaacaaaaagtaaagagaaGAAGCAGCATCGAGTCATTGGCCTCCCCAATTATACAAGAAATTGTTACATGGTTTGGAACCACCACATATCCATGGTCTCGAACAATCTTTACATGATATATAATTGAGATTTTCAATTAACGAAAATGAGTTAATTAAACTCGGTTACATGTCACATGGAAAAATAGTTGAAATCAATGGTGGTCTTGGACCATGGTAGTCCTAAaccatgtaataatttctccaATCATATAGGGGCAAAACTAGAAACTTACCAAATCATAAGTGCAGATGGGATGGCTAAGAAGaaaaactctttgatgcttCTTAAAGCATTGCTACCTAAAGCTACCTTAGTTTTCTGACATGACGGATAATACTGTGTAAACTATAAGTAACATGACACTGAGCCAATACGAAATTCCAATGGATAAGGCCGCTTCATTTTGTCCAAGTCCCAGTTCAAACACTAGTACCCAACAAATAGGTATATGCAAAACTAAAACAACAACTGAGGTTACAAGCATTGGAAAGATCAAGCTCTGAGTCTGAAAATAACGAACCAAACCTTGAATAACCAAAGAGTGTAGGAATGAGCCAAATGCAGTAGTTTCCAGCTACTAGTGAAATAGCATGATCTTGCCCCAAAAGAACAAGCAGTTTATCCATGAAAATCCATAGGATAGATATTGGGGCACTGCTTAAAATGAGAAAGAGTATTGCACAGAAGACATAGTTTCCAAGCTTATGAAACTGCTCGGTTCCAAATGATTGGCCACATTGAGTTTCCAAAGCACCTGCCATTCCCATCTGCATTACATTTCATGTTCAGTTAACTACCAAGGCACTATGACACTAAAGAAAGCAGAAAACTGTTGTTATCATGCACTATGTGTACAAATGGAATCCACTTAAGAACCTAAAGAAAAATCATGTATTGGAGATTGTCTAAGCATGCCAGTTCATAACAAATACCACATTTagtaaacaaacaaacacactcAAGTTTCAATATGTGTGATTGCAATATTGCACCCCTAAAATAGCATTGACAGCTAGAAAATATGTCAGATCAATAGATAAGCTATACAACTAGTCAAAAAACATATGTAAGTATTTCAAAGTAATACATTTacaattttaaccaaaaaaaaataagcaatacatttattaatatataaaattactcACGAGGCTGAATGGAAGACgttaaatttattctttaagCATATAGAGATCACAGAGTCctagcaaaaaaataatatttttccatCACGAGAATTTGTAGAAACTAGTAAGTTTTGACTGCTTGTCTACTTTGATTTATCTTttaagaataagaatattatCTTTTAAGACAAATCCttcaaattacataaatttatttaagaaactAAC
The Glycine max cultivar Williams 82 chromosome 16, Glycine_max_v4.0, whole genome shotgun sequence genome window above contains:
- the LOC100782350 gene encoding protein DETOXIFICATION 2-like translates to MTRCCFFSLLFVCNMFLSSSFFLKITCFYLNGYIQLSGGRSLELLVIFAGLLPNPKLETSVLSICLKICNLHYFIPYGTGAAVRRTTGSIRCAKGWLESAGG